The Mytilus galloprovincialis chromosome 4, xbMytGall1.hap1.1, whole genome shotgun sequence genome contains a region encoding:
- the LOC143071148 gene encoding endonuclease 8-like 1 isoform X1 gives MPEGPELYMSAQFINQTCRNNLFSGQIVKSLVSRQPDIDWNEETYTISAVTRGKELKLTLQSIPNDQKENKKCAKKQNKTLDIVFQFGMSGKFDFYEANELQKHAHLNFFTKTENNKSVQMVLSFVDYRRFGKWQPNGNWSVERGPCVLTDYIPFRENILKNVELSVFRKPICEVLLNQKYFNGIGNYLRAEICYRAGILPFQDARSVLEPLLTETNEVKIKSEKPDILQLCHLLPNEVINLGGTGYDPENRDPDYSKFTEWLQCYYKPGMKNMADHNKRTMWYDGNPGPLKPSVEKVRKIKRKKKASEEVEKTVLKKPKVEKIEDDSKAEVTGKSKRTRKTASGPITRKNVTEEENLKKSKKKSSAKAKNEDLEKSSLEAAGKRRATRRKQSKTSVSDTNISSTPKQKMAGNTVRRTRRGKRS, from the exons ATGCCAGAAGGGCCCGAATTGTATATGTCTGCACAGTTTATCAACCAAACTTGTAGAAACAATCTTTTTTCAGGACAAATAGTTAAATCATTAGTCAGTCGACAGCCAGATATTGATTGGAATGAAGAAACATACACAATATCTGCTGTGACAAGAGGGAAAGAactgaaattaacattacaatcAATCCCAAATgatcaaaaagaaaataagaaatgtgcaaaaaagcaaaacaaaacacTTGACATTGTTTTTCAATTTGGTATGTCTGgtaaatttgatttttatgaagCAAATGAACTTCAGAAACATGCTCATTTGAACTTTTtcacaaaaactgaaaataacaAAAGTGTTCAGATGGTGTTGAGTTTTGTAGACTACAGGCGTTTTGGGAAGTGGCAGCCTAATGGAAACTGGTCTGTGGAACGTGGACCCTGTGTACTCACCGATTACATCCCATTTAG agaaaatATATTAAAGAATGTTGAGCTGTCTGTGTTCAGAAAACCTATTTGTGAAGTGCTTTTGAATCAGAAGTATTTTAATGGTATTGGAAACTATCTCAGAGCAGAAATATGTTACAG GGCAGGAATTCTACCATTTCAAGATGCAAGATCTGTATTAGAACCACTACTCACGGAAACAAATGAAGTGAAAATAAAGTCGGAGAAACCAGATATACTACAGCTTTGTCATTTGTTGCCTAATGAAGTTATTAACTTAG GAGGTACAGGCTATGATCCAGAAAATAGAGATCCTGATTACTCCAAGTTTACAGAATGGCTTCAGTGTTACTACAAACCTGGCATGAAAAACATGGCTGACCATAATAAAAGAACAATGTGGTATGATGGTAATCCAGGGCCATTAAAACCATCAG ttGAGAAAGTTAGAAAGATTAAGAGAAAAAAGAAGGCATCTGAAGAGGTGGAGAAGACTGTTTTGAAG aaaccaAAAGTAGAAAAAATAGAAGACGACAGTAAAGCAGAAGTAACTGGAAAATCCAAAAGAACAAGAAAAACTGCATCAGGACCTATTACACGTAAAAATGTGACTGAGGAAGAAAACTTGAAGAAAAGCAAAAAGAAATCTTCAGCAAAGGCTAAAAATGAAGATCTTGAAAAGAGTTCACTGGAAGCAGCTGGGAAGAGAAGAGCTACTAGAAGGAAGCAGTCTAAAACAAGTGTTTCTGATACAAATATATCAAGTACTCCAAAACAGAAAATGGCTGGAAACACTGTTAGAAGAACAAGAAGGGGGAAAAGGAGTTAA
- the LOC143071148 gene encoding endonuclease 8-like 1 isoform X2 — MPEGPELYMSAQFINQTCRNNLFSGQIVKSLVSRQPDIDWNEETYTISAVTRGKELKLTLQSIPNDQKENKKCAKKQNKTLDIVFQFGMSGKFDFYEANELQKHAHLNFFTKTENNKSVQMVLSFVDYRRFGKWQPNGNWSVERGPCVLTDYIPFRENILKNVELSVFRKPICEVLLNQKYFNGIGNYLRAEICYRAGILPFQDARSVLEPLLTETNEVKIKSEKPDILQLCHLLPNEVINLGGTGYDPENRDPDYSKFTEWLQCYYKPGMKNMADHNKRTMWYDGNPGPLKPSVEKVRKIKRKKKASEEVEKTVLKKPKVEKIEDDSKAEVTGKSKRTRKTASGPITRKNVTEEENLKKSKKKSSAKRRATRRKQSKTSVSDTNISSTPKQKMAGNTVRRTRRGKRS, encoded by the exons ATGCCAGAAGGGCCCGAATTGTATATGTCTGCACAGTTTATCAACCAAACTTGTAGAAACAATCTTTTTTCAGGACAAATAGTTAAATCATTAGTCAGTCGACAGCCAGATATTGATTGGAATGAAGAAACATACACAATATCTGCTGTGACAAGAGGGAAAGAactgaaattaacattacaatcAATCCCAAATgatcaaaaagaaaataagaaatgtgcaaaaaagcaaaacaaaacacTTGACATTGTTTTTCAATTTGGTATGTCTGgtaaatttgatttttatgaagCAAATGAACTTCAGAAACATGCTCATTTGAACTTTTtcacaaaaactgaaaataacaAAAGTGTTCAGATGGTGTTGAGTTTTGTAGACTACAGGCGTTTTGGGAAGTGGCAGCCTAATGGAAACTGGTCTGTGGAACGTGGACCCTGTGTACTCACCGATTACATCCCATTTAG agaaaatATATTAAAGAATGTTGAGCTGTCTGTGTTCAGAAAACCTATTTGTGAAGTGCTTTTGAATCAGAAGTATTTTAATGGTATTGGAAACTATCTCAGAGCAGAAATATGTTACAG GGCAGGAATTCTACCATTTCAAGATGCAAGATCTGTATTAGAACCACTACTCACGGAAACAAATGAAGTGAAAATAAAGTCGGAGAAACCAGATATACTACAGCTTTGTCATTTGTTGCCTAATGAAGTTATTAACTTAG GAGGTACAGGCTATGATCCAGAAAATAGAGATCCTGATTACTCCAAGTTTACAGAATGGCTTCAGTGTTACTACAAACCTGGCATGAAAAACATGGCTGACCATAATAAAAGAACAATGTGGTATGATGGTAATCCAGGGCCATTAAAACCATCAG ttGAGAAAGTTAGAAAGATTAAGAGAAAAAAGAAGGCATCTGAAGAGGTGGAGAAGACTGTTTTGAAG aaaccaAAAGTAGAAAAAATAGAAGACGACAGTAAAGCAGAAGTAACTGGAAAATCCAAAAGAACAAGAAAAACTGCATCAGGACCTATTACACGTAAAAATGTGACTGAGGAAGAAAACTTGAAGAAAAGCAAAAAGAAATCTTCAGCAAAG AGAAGAGCTACTAGAAGGAAGCAGTCTAAAACAAGTGTTTCTGATACAAATATATCAAGTACTCCAAAACAGAAAATGGCTGGAAACACTGTTAGAAGAACAAGAAGGGGGAAAAGGAGTTAA